One Oscillospiraceae bacterium genomic region harbors:
- a CDS encoding fumarate hydratase — protein sequence MRELSAAAITDAVERLCIEANTQLPADVKAALDKAEAAEPWPLAKETLGLLQKNLCTAKEKDLPICQDTGMACVFVELGHDVHIDGDLTTAVNEGVRRGYEKAYLRKSITADPLQRVNTGDNTPAFLTVHLVPGDGCQITVAPKGAGSENMSRLTMLKPADGVQGVKDFVLDTVKQAGANPCPPIVLGIGIGGSFDHCAALAKHALLRPLDVPNPDPYYAALEKELLDAINATGFGPQGFGGATTCLGVSIEQKPTHVACLPVAVNISCHVTRRASCTL from the coding sequence ATCCGTGAACTGTCCGCCGCCGCCATCACCGATGCGGTGGAGAGGCTGTGCATTGAAGCCAACACCCAGCTGCCCGCCGATGTGAAGGCCGCGCTGGACAAGGCCGAGGCCGCCGAACCGTGGCCGCTGGCGAAAGAAACGCTGGGCCTTTTGCAGAAAAACCTCTGCACAGCGAAAGAAAAAGACCTGCCCATCTGCCAGGACACCGGCATGGCCTGCGTGTTTGTGGAGCTGGGGCATGACGTGCATATCGACGGCGACCTGACCACCGCTGTCAACGAGGGCGTGCGCCGCGGCTACGAGAAAGCCTACCTGCGCAAGTCCATCACCGCTGACCCGCTGCAGCGGGTGAATACGGGGGACAACACCCCGGCGTTCCTCACCGTGCATCTGGTGCCCGGCGACGGCTGCCAGATCACCGTGGCCCCCAAGGGCGCGGGCAGCGAGAACATGAGCCGCCTTACCATGCTCAAGCCCGCCGACGGCGTGCAGGGCGTGAAGGATTTTGTGCTGGACACCGTCAAACAGGCCGGGGCCAACCCCTGCCCACCCATCGTGCTGGGCATCGGCATCGGCGGCAGCTTCGACCACTGCGCCGCACTGGCCAAACATGCGCTGCTGCGCCCGCTGGATGTGCCCAACCCGGACCCGTACTACGCCGCACTGGAAAAAGAACTGCTGGATGCCATCAACGCTACCGGTTTTGGCCCCCAGGGCTTTGGCGGTGCCACCACCTGCCTGGGCGTTTCCATTGAGCAAAAGCCCACCCACGTAGCCTGCCTGCCGGTGGCCGTCAACATCAGCTGCCACGTCACCCGCCGCGCCAGCTGCACACTGTAA
- a CDS encoding NAD-dependent malic enzyme, producing the protein MDYNKAALALHSKYPGKIAVQSLAPCKNRDALSTAYTPGVAEPCRKIKANPDDVYTYTMKGRTVAVVTNGTAVLGLGNIGPEAGLPVMEGKCVLFKEFGGVDAFPICLNAKTKEEVIAAVKAIAPTFGGINLEDIRSPECFEIEAELERDLDIPVFHDDQHGTAIIVLAGVLNALKVVGKRIEDIKIVQNGPGAAGTAIIHMLQVAGAKHIIAVDEHGILVPGRPAGLEGHKAKLAEETNPEKISGSLAEAIKGADLFIGTSIAGALTPELAATMAPDAIVFAMANPTPEIMPDLAKAAGIRVIGTGRSDFPNQVNNVLAFPGIFKGALSVRARDINPAMKMAAAQAIAGLIPDDELNEENILPKAFDPRVADAVAAAVAQAARESGVARV; encoded by the coding sequence ATGGATTACAACAAAGCTGCCCTAGCACTCCACAGCAAATATCCCGGCAAGATTGCCGTGCAGAGCCTTGCCCCCTGCAAAAATCGCGACGCCCTGTCCACCGCCTACACCCCCGGTGTGGCCGAGCCCTGCCGCAAGATCAAGGCCAACCCCGATGACGTATACACCTACACGATGAAAGGCCGCACCGTGGCCGTCGTGACCAACGGCACCGCTGTGCTGGGCCTTGGCAACATCGGGCCCGAGGCTGGCCTGCCGGTCATGGAAGGCAAGTGCGTGCTGTTCAAGGAGTTCGGCGGCGTGGACGCGTTCCCCATCTGCCTGAACGCCAAAACCAAAGAGGAAGTCATTGCGGCTGTCAAGGCCATTGCCCCGACCTTCGGCGGCATCAACCTGGAGGACATCCGCAGCCCCGAGTGCTTCGAGATCGAAGCTGAGCTGGAGCGTGACCTGGACATCCCCGTCTTCCACGATGACCAGCACGGTACCGCCATCATCGTGCTGGCCGGTGTGCTCAACGCCCTGAAAGTGGTGGGCAAACGCATCGAGGATATTAAAATTGTGCAGAACGGCCCCGGCGCGGCCGGTACGGCCATCATCCACATGCTGCAGGTGGCCGGTGCCAAGCACATCATCGCCGTCGACGAGCACGGCATCCTGGTCCCGGGCCGCCCCGCTGGGCTGGAGGGCCACAAGGCTAAACTGGCCGAGGAGACCAACCCCGAGAAGATCAGCGGCAGCCTGGCCGAGGCCATTAAGGGCGCCGATCTGTTCATTGGTACGTCCATTGCAGGTGCGCTGACCCCTGAGCTGGCCGCCACCATGGCCCCGGACGCCATCGTCTTTGCCATGGCCAACCCCACGCCGGAGATCATGCCCGACCTGGCCAAGGCCGCCGGCATCCGCGTCATCGGCACCGGCCGTTCGGACTTCCCGAACCAGGTCAATAACGTGCTGGCGTTCCCCGGCATCTTCAAGGGCGCACTGTCCGTCCGCGCCCGGGACATCAACCCCGCCATGAAGATGGCCGCTGCCCAGGCTATCGCGGGCCTCATCCCCGACGACGAGCTGAACGAGGAGAACATCCTGCCCAAGGCGTTTGACCCCCGCGTGGCCGACGCTGTGGCTGCCGCCGTGGCCCAGGCCGCAAGAGAAAGCGGCGTGGCCCGCGTATGA
- a CDS encoding cation diffusion facilitator family transporter, translated as MIQLLIRTFIRDADNTTSRTVRTAYGNLACLVSVVCNLLLFAGKIAVGTLFGSVSITADGLNNLSDASSNIVSLIGFKLGSRPADSEHPYGHARYEYLAGLAVSVMILVIGVELFKESFAKTLDPTPVSFGWLTVVVLVTSILVKLWMSHLNRTIGRRIDSDTLLATAADARNDVITTSVVLIAAVLTQVTGFARLDGLMGIAVSLFILYSGAMLVKDTIDPLLGSAPDPELVRHIEDKALSYPGVLGVHDLMIHDYGPGNRLVSFHVEMDANADVMYSHDVIDRIERDLLNQDDLVATIHFDPVIASDSHVAELRSFLQQEVASLDTRANIHDLRIVPGPTHTNVIFDCAVPAEYITEKQRRGAKLAAALRAAVERKWPDHFCIIKLEPDYSAGIHETK; from the coding sequence ATGATCCAACTGCTGATTCGCACCTTTATCCGGGATGCAGACAATACCACCAGCCGCACCGTGCGCACAGCCTACGGCAACCTGGCGTGCCTGGTCAGCGTGGTGTGCAACCTGCTGCTGTTTGCGGGTAAAATAGCCGTTGGTACGCTGTTTGGCAGCGTATCCATCACAGCAGACGGTTTGAACAACCTGTCGGACGCCAGCTCCAACATCGTCAGTTTAATTGGCTTCAAGCTGGGTTCCCGCCCCGCGGATTCTGAGCATCCTTACGGCCATGCCCGGTACGAGTATCTGGCCGGGCTGGCGGTCTCGGTGATGATTCTAGTCATCGGCGTGGAGCTGTTCAAGGAAAGCTTCGCCAAAACGCTGGACCCCACGCCGGTCAGTTTCGGCTGGCTGACGGTAGTCGTGCTGGTCACGTCCATCCTCGTCAAGCTGTGGATGAGCCACCTCAACCGCACCATCGGCCGACGCATTGATTCCGACACACTGCTGGCCACCGCCGCCGATGCCCGCAATGACGTTATCACCACCAGTGTGGTTTTAATCGCCGCCGTGCTGACCCAAGTGACCGGCTTTGCCCGGCTGGACGGGCTGATGGGCATTGCTGTATCGCTGTTTATTTTGTACAGCGGCGCGATGCTCGTCAAAGATACCATCGACCCGCTGCTGGGTTCGGCCCCCGACCCGGAACTTGTACGCCACATTGAGGACAAGGCCCTCAGCTACCCCGGCGTGCTGGGCGTGCATGATCTGATGATCCACGACTACGGCCCCGGCAACAGGCTGGTCAGCTTCCACGTGGAGATGGACGCCAATGCCGACGTCATGTACAGCCACGACGTCATCGACCGCATTGAGCGTGACCTGCTGAACCAAGACGACCTTGTAGCCACCATCCACTTTGACCCTGTCATCGCCAGCGACAGCCACGTGGCCGAACTGCGCAGCTTCCTGCAGCAGGAGGTCGCCAGCCTGGACACTCGCGCCAACATCCACGATCTGCGCATCGTGCCCGGGCCGACGCATACCAACGTCATCTTCGACTGCGCCGTCCCCGCCGAATACATCACTGAAAAGCAGCGCCGCGGTGCCAAACTGGCCGCCGCCCTGCGCGCTGCCGTCGAACGGAAATGGCCCGACCATTTCTGCATCATCAAACTGGAACCCGACTATTCCGCCGGGATACACGAAACCAAATAA
- a CDS encoding adenylosuccinate synthase: MLTSITGINWGDEGKGRMVDLLSQDYDIVARYQGGDNAGHTVKNERGKFVLNLIPSGILRPDVVCVMGGGMVIDPEHLEKEIAALTEKGVEISPKNLKISDRATITMPFHVAQDGLEEERLSKTGAQFGSTKRGIAYSYGDKYMKKTLRMGDLVHMDAGVKKRLETIVDSKNLTMVSIYGQQPVSVEEMWAWCEKYSKLFAPYVCDVGQYLAEADEAGKKIMFEAQLGALRDIDFGIYPYTSSSNTVSAYAPIGAGIPGHKLNLSIGIMKAYSSCVGEGPFTTELAMTEEEKDVLREHGHEYGAATGRPRRVGPFDAVASRYGVQCQGCDELALTLLDVLDYMEEVPIVTAYRLTDGSTTTRFPMGKTLDDAQPVVEKVPGWHCDITGVRKFEDLPVDAQNYVKRLEELVGCKIKYISVGPERDACIVRE; the protein is encoded by the coding sequence ATGCTTACTTCCATCACCGGTATCAACTGGGGCGACGAGGGCAAAGGCCGCATGGTCGACCTGCTCAGCCAGGATTATGACATTGTTGCCCGCTATCAGGGCGGCGACAACGCCGGCCACACCGTTAAGAACGAGCGCGGCAAGTTCGTCCTGAACCTGATCCCCTCCGGCATCCTGCGCCCGGACGTTGTCTGCGTCATGGGCGGCGGCATGGTCATCGACCCGGAGCATCTCGAGAAAGAGATCGCCGCACTGACCGAAAAGGGCGTTGAGATCAGCCCGAAGAACCTGAAGATCTCCGACCGCGCCACCATCACTATGCCCTTCCATGTGGCACAGGATGGCCTGGAGGAGGAGCGCCTGTCCAAGACCGGCGCCCAGTTTGGCTCCACCAAGCGCGGCATCGCCTACAGCTACGGCGATAAATACATGAAGAAGACCCTGCGCATGGGCGACCTGGTCCACATGGACGCAGGCGTCAAGAAGCGCCTCGAGACCATCGTCGATTCCAAGAACCTGACCATGGTTTCCATCTACGGCCAGCAGCCCGTCAGCGTTGAGGAAATGTGGGCCTGGTGCGAGAAGTACTCCAAGCTGTTTGCCCCCTATGTCTGCGATGTCGGCCAGTACCTGGCCGAGGCTGACGAAGCCGGCAAGAAAATCATGTTCGAAGCCCAGCTGGGCGCCCTGCGCGACATCGACTTCGGCATTTATCCCTACACCTCCTCCTCCAACACCGTGTCTGCCTACGCCCCCATCGGCGCCGGCATCCCGGGCCACAAGCTGAACCTCTCCATCGGCATCATGAAGGCCTATTCTTCCTGTGTCGGCGAGGGTCCCTTCACCACCGAGCTGGCCATGACCGAGGAAGAGAAGGACGTCCTGCGTGAGCACGGCCACGAGTACGGCGCCGCCACCGGCCGTCCCCGCCGCGTTGGCCCGTTTGACGCCGTTGCCAGCCGCTACGGCGTACAGTGCCAGGGCTGCGATGAGCTGGCCCTGACCCTGCTGGATGTGCTGGACTACATGGAGGAAGTGCCCATCGTCACCGCTTACCGTCTGACCGATGGCAGCACCACCACCCGGTTCCCCATGGGCAAGACCCTGGACGATGCCCAGCCCGTCGTGGAGAAAGTCCCCGGCTGGCACTGCGACATCACCGGCGTCCGCAAGTTTGAGGACCTGCCGGTGGATGCCCAGAACTATGTCAAGCGCCTGGAAGAACTGGTCGGCTGCAAGATCAAGTACATTTCCGTTGGCCCCGAGCGCGACGCCTGCATTGTGCGGGAGTAA
- a CDS encoding conjugal transfer protein TraX yields MNRDTIKMLAMATMLVNHIANVFMPAGAPLTNLCLYIGYFTAVTMCYFLVEGYGYTHSKTQYAGRLFGFAVLAQLPYQLVFSEHGMAGMLQFNMLFTLLLCFLVLAAQEKIHSGFLRVFCIVLLIFASIFCDWALLAPVFTLLFAWAENSRLRKHVAFGVAAVLYGGMAWLSSMRTLGAVGALPDTLGCAMPILVSGFFILYLYNGQRAAQHRGFYKWFFYAFYPGHLLVLGLLRVALLG; encoded by the coding sequence ATGAATCGTGATACCATCAAAATGCTTGCCATGGCGACGATGCTGGTAAACCACATCGCCAATGTATTTATGCCCGCCGGGGCACCGCTGACGAATCTTTGCCTGTACATCGGCTATTTTACTGCCGTGACCATGTGCTATTTCCTCGTGGAAGGCTACGGCTACACCCATTCCAAAACCCAATACGCCGGGCGGCTTTTTGGATTTGCGGTGCTGGCGCAGCTGCCCTACCAGCTGGTCTTCTCCGAGCACGGCATGGCGGGCATGCTCCAGTTTAACATGCTGTTTACGCTGCTGCTCTGCTTTCTGGTGCTGGCCGCGCAGGAAAAGATTCACAGCGGCTTTTTGCGTGTGTTTTGCATTGTACTGTTGATTTTTGCGTCCATCTTCTGTGATTGGGCACTGCTGGCCCCGGTGTTTACGCTGCTGTTTGCCTGGGCCGAAAACTCCCGCCTGCGCAAACACGTTGCCTTTGGCGTGGCGGCGGTGCTGTACGGCGGCATGGCATGGCTGAGCAGCATGCGCACCTTGGGTGCGGTGGGCGCCCTGCCGGATACCTTGGGCTGCGCGATGCCAATTCTGGTCTCCGGCTTTTTCATCCTGTATCTGTATAACGGCCAGCGGGCGGCGCAGCATCGCGGTTTTTACAAGTGGTTCTTTTACGCTTTTTACCCGGGCCATTTACTGGTGCTGGGCCTGCTGCGGGTGGCGCTTTTGGGCTGA
- a CDS encoding FKBP-type peptidyl-prolyl cis-trans isomerase, translated as MKLSTMNRVLAAVLALGMTAALAGCGSTASSEATAESAATEETAASSATEETAEVDESAYDYLADFSFSQAYDDKGYLKDVTALDYVTLPDDYADITIDADLGQVTDEDISNYIDQNVLSNYATDEKVTDRAAVDGDTVNIDYVGSVDGVEFDGGNTQGNGADLTLGSHSYIDDFEDQIVGHMPGESFDVTVTFPEDYGNEDLNGKEAVFKTTLNYIKESKNPDLTDDWVASNLGETMNLNTIDELNDFVKNTMLYDQQASTVYSALHDKVSFAKELPQSVLDYYRDVVLYRVYSYAKNYGTTMTTLLKSGVLGTSYDSIDAYLEDIQGSLNTITEQALLMQAIAEKQGLVCDTALMNQDFGKFYGTTDPSAYISSYGENYIKMNVLQSEVMQGLIDNIKYK; from the coding sequence ATGAAACTTTCTACCATGAACCGTGTCCTGGCCGCTGTGCTGGCCCTGGGCATGACTGCTGCCCTGGCAGGCTGCGGAAGCACTGCTTCCAGCGAGGCTACTGCCGAATCCGCTGCTACCGAGGAAACCGCTGCGTCCTCCGCCACCGAGGAGACCGCAGAGGTGGACGAGTCCGCTTACGACTACCTGGCTGATTTCAGCTTCTCCCAGGCTTACGACGACAAAGGCTACCTGAAGGACGTCACCGCTCTGGATTACGTCACTCTGCCCGATGACTACGCTGACATCACCATCGACGCCGACCTGGGCCAGGTCACCGACGAGGACATCAGCAACTACATCGACCAGAACGTCCTGTCCAACTACGCCACCGACGAGAAAGTCACTGACCGCGCCGCTGTTGACGGAGATACTGTCAACATCGACTACGTTGGTTCCGTCGACGGCGTGGAGTTTGACGGCGGCAATACCCAGGGCAACGGCGCTGACCTGACCCTGGGCAGCCACAGCTACATTGACGACTTCGAGGATCAGATCGTCGGCCACATGCCCGGCGAGAGCTTTGACGTCACCGTCACCTTCCCCGAGGATTACGGTAACGAGGATCTGAACGGCAAGGAAGCTGTCTTCAAGACCACCCTGAACTATATCAAGGAGTCCAAGAACCCCGACCTGACCGACGACTGGGTCGCCAGCAACCTGGGTGAAACGATGAACCTGAACACCATCGATGAGCTGAACGACTTCGTCAAGAACACGATGCTCTACGACCAGCAGGCCAGCACCGTCTACAGCGCCCTGCACGATAAGGTCAGCTTTGCCAAGGAGCTGCCCCAGAGCGTGCTGGACTACTACCGCGATGTTGTGCTGTACCGCGTGTACAGCTATGCCAAGAACTACGGCACAACGATGACCACTCTGCTGAAGAGCGGCGTGCTCGGCACCAGCTATGACAGCATCGACGCTTACCTCGAGGACATCCAGGGCAGCCTGAACACCATCACCGAGCAGGCCCTGCTGATGCAGGCCATCGCTGAGAAGCAGGGTTTGGTCTGCGATACCGCCCTGATGAACCAGGACTTCGGTAAGTTCTACGGCACCACCGACCCCAGCGCCTACATCTCCTCCTACGGCGAGAACTACATCAAGATGAACGTGCTGCAGAGCGAAGTTATGCAGGGCCTCATCGATAACATTAAGTACAAATAA
- a CDS encoding autorepressor SdpR family transcription factor, which yields MGDAFKALADPTRRRILELLAQGELTAGEIAAQFDMTKPSVSHHLNILKAADLVSDERSGQNIVYSLNLTVFQELLKWFYDCGFVKGGTDDEK from the coding sequence ATGGGTGACGCATTCAAGGCGCTGGCAGACCCCACCCGGCGGCGCATTTTAGAGCTGCTGGCCCAGGGCGAGCTGACAGCCGGGGAGATCGCGGCGCAGTTTGATATGACCAAACCTTCCGTCAGCCACCATTTGAACATTTTAAAGGCGGCGGACTTGGTCAGTGATGAGCGCAGCGGCCAAAATATTGTCTACAGCCTGAACCTGACGGTGTTTCAGGAATTGCTGAAGTGGTTTTATGATTGTGGTTTCGTTAAAGGAGGAACCGATGATGAAAAATAA
- a CDS encoding SdpI family protein, with amino-acid sequence MMKNNKLGSLFWILLVVCILNIVGHLAVYPALPDTVPIHWGASGEVNGWSSKQNNLIFCVLPLAMLVFMEVVRRIDPKHQNFERFGKVWNIFITLFVLFMCGMTWLTELTVFNMLPQSSNIVSLLVCGGIGLMFIILGNFMPNIKQNYTFGCRTPWALNDEHNWQRTQRMGGITFVVMGITLIAVAFLAGLLGDTVTLILLLCAVCGGSAWIYLYSYLVYVGKMK; translated from the coding sequence ATGATGAAAAATAATAAATTGGGCTCTCTGTTCTGGATATTGCTGGTTGTTTGTATTCTGAATATCGTCGGCCATCTGGCGGTCTACCCTGCCCTGCCGGATACCGTGCCCATCCACTGGGGCGCCAGCGGCGAGGTAAACGGCTGGAGCAGCAAGCAGAACAACCTGATCTTCTGCGTGTTGCCGCTGGCGATGCTGGTTTTTATGGAGGTCGTGCGCCGCATCGATCCCAAGCACCAGAATTTTGAGCGGTTCGGCAAGGTGTGGAACATTTTTATCACGCTGTTTGTGCTGTTTATGTGCGGCATGACCTGGCTGACCGAGCTGACCGTGTTTAACATGCTGCCGCAAAGCAGCAATATCGTCAGCCTGCTGGTATGCGGCGGCATTGGCCTGATGTTCATCATCCTGGGCAACTTTATGCCCAACATCAAGCAGAACTACACCTTCGGCTGCCGCACGCCCTGGGCGCTGAACGATGAGCATAACTGGCAGCGCACCCAGCGCATGGGCGGCATCACCTTTGTTGTGATGGGCATTACGCTGATCGCGGTGGCCTTTTTGGCCGGCCTGCTGGGCGATACCGTCACGCTGATCCTGCTGCTGTGCGCCGTGTGTGGCGGCTCGGCGTGGATCTATCTGTATTCCTATCTTGTGTATGTTGGCAAGATGAAGTAA
- a CDS encoding CarD family transcriptional regulator, producing MFHPGDIVSYGTNGVCEITEQKRVRLAGQPCDCLILKPVYDQSMTICVPCTSQVLLDRMRPLPTKEELLAMLHEPAPAHEADADARKEQYRQALQSGDRHRLLRMVRDIHAQHQARKAQGKGLSAFDDRALREAQNLLHSEFAYILGIEPNAVPQFIAAELGDE from the coding sequence ATGTTTCATCCGGGAGATATTGTCAGTTACGGCACAAATGGCGTGTGCGAGATCACCGAGCAGAAGCGTGTTCGGCTGGCGGGGCAGCCCTGCGACTGCCTGATCTTAAAGCCGGTCTACGACCAAAGCATGACCATCTGCGTCCCCTGCACCAGCCAAGTGCTGTTGGACCGCATGCGCCCGCTGCCCACCAAAGAGGAACTGCTGGCAATGCTCCACGAGCCTGCCCCCGCCCACGAGGCGGACGCCGATGCCCGCAAGGAGCAGTACCGTCAGGCCCTGCAAAGCGGCGACCGCCATCGGCTGCTGCGGATGGTGCGGGACATCCACGCCCAGCACCAGGCCCGCAAGGCCCAGGGCAAGGGGCTTTCAGCCTTTGACGACCGCGCTTTGCGCGAGGCGCAGAACCTGCTGCACAGCGAGTTCGCGTACATTCTGGGCATCGAGCCTAACGCCGTGCCACAGTTCATTGCGGCAGAACTGGGCGACGAATAA
- the pepT gene encoding peptidase T, whose product MRAYERLLKYVKVWTTSDPESGTHPSTMRQFDLAHQLVQELKDLGLTDAHVDEHCYVYATLPATPGQESAKPLGFIAHMDTTDDASGENVNPQIHPNYDGGKVVLPATGTVLDPAQFPFLTEMKGQTLITTDGSTLLGADDKAGVSEIMTMLERVIAEKRPHGKLCIGFTPDEEIGEGASLFDVEGFGAAYAYTVDGEDAGEISYENFNAAAAVVTVHGFSVHPGSAKNTMINAQNVAMEFHAALPAFSRPEHTEGREGFFHLTSMVGDVTTAKLGYIVRDHDAAKFAARKAQMEHIAACLNERYGEGTVELDIHDSYRNMLEKIQPHFHLVENARKAIRAAGLEPIETPVRGGTDGATLSYMGLPCPNLGTGGFNFHGPCECITAEKMDQCTEILLNLVDLYK is encoded by the coding sequence ATGCGCGCATATGAACGTCTTTTGAAGTATGTCAAGGTCTGGACGACCTCGGACCCCGAGAGCGGCACCCATCCCAGCACGATGCGTCAGTTTGACCTGGCCCACCAGCTGGTGCAGGAGTTGAAGGACCTGGGCCTGACCGATGCCCATGTGGACGAGCACTGCTACGTCTACGCCACACTGCCCGCCACTCCGGGACAGGAGAGCGCCAAGCCCCTGGGCTTCATCGCCCATATGGACACCACCGATGACGCCAGCGGTGAAAACGTCAACCCGCAGATCCACCCCAACTACGACGGCGGCAAGGTTGTACTGCCTGCCACCGGCACTGTGCTGGACCCCGCCCAGTTCCCGTTCCTGACCGAGATGAAGGGCCAGACTCTCATCACCACCGACGGCTCGACCCTGCTGGGCGCCGACGACAAGGCCGGTGTGTCCGAGATCATGACGATGCTGGAGCGCGTCATCGCCGAGAAGCGCCCCCACGGCAAGCTGTGCATCGGCTTTACCCCCGACGAGGAGATCGGCGAGGGTGCCAGCCTGTTTGATGTCGAGGGCTTCGGCGCCGCCTACGCCTACACCGTCGACGGCGAGGACGCCGGCGAGATCAGCTATGAGAACTTCAACGCCGCCGCGGCTGTTGTGACCGTTCACGGTTTCAGCGTCCACCCCGGCAGCGCCAAGAATACCATGATCAACGCCCAGAATGTGGCCATGGAGTTCCATGCCGCTCTGCCCGCTTTCTCCCGTCCCGAGCACACCGAGGGCCGCGAGGGCTTCTTCCACCTGACCAGCATGGTAGGTGATGTGACCACCGCCAAGCTGGGCTACATCGTGCGTGACCACGATGCCGCCAAGTTCGCCGCCCGCAAGGCCCAGATGGAACATATCGCCGCCTGCCTGAACGAGCGCTACGGCGAGGGCACTGTCGAGCTGGACATCCACGACAGCTACCGCAATATGCTGGAGAAGATCCAGCCCCACTTCCACCTGGTGGAGAATGCCCGCAAGGCCATCCGTGCTGCCGGGCTGGAGCCTATCGAGACGCCGGTACGCGGTGGCACCGACGGCGCGACTCTGAGCTATATGGGCCTGCCCTGCCCGAACCTGGGTACCGGCGGCTTCAACTTCCACGGCCCGTGTGAGTGCATCACCGCCGAGAAGATGGACCAGTGCACCGAGATCCTGCTGAATCTGGTGGATCTGTATAAGTAA
- a CDS encoding polysaccharide biosynthesis protein: MFKDKTLLITGGTGSFGNTVLKHFLTTDIGEIRIFSRDEKKQDDMRHELQAKYPAYAEKVKFYIGDVRNPRSLRDVMPGVNFIFHAAALKQVPSCEFFPMEAVRTNIEGTDNMLHAAIEAGVERVVCLSTDKAAYPINAMGISKAMMEHVITANARVSAQRGGPVICCTRYGNVMCSRGSVIPLFVEQIKSGNPITITDPNMTRFLMNLDEAVDLVMFAFEHANPGDLFIQKSDASTIGDLAKAVQTLFGDTGTNIIGTRHGEKLYETLMTKEERMRSEDMGNYYRVAADNRDLNYDKFFVKGQVRTQADEDYTSHNTRRLNVEETIAKIKTTEYIQEMLKEESKA, from the coding sequence ATTTTTAAAGACAAGACTCTCTTGATCACCGGCGGCACGGGAAGCTTCGGCAATACCGTGCTGAAGCACTTCCTCACCACCGACATCGGTGAGATCCGCATCTTCTCCCGCGATGAGAAGAAGCAGGACGATATGCGCCACGAGCTGCAGGCCAAGTATCCCGCCTACGCCGAGAAGGTCAAGTTCTACATCGGCGATGTGCGCAACCCGCGGTCTCTCCGCGATGTCATGCCCGGCGTCAACTTCATTTTCCACGCTGCTGCGCTGAAACAAGTCCCCTCCTGCGAGTTCTTCCCCATGGAGGCCGTGCGCACCAACATTGAAGGTACCGACAACATGCTGCACGCCGCCATCGAGGCCGGCGTCGAGCGCGTCGTCTGCCTGTCCACCGATAAGGCTGCCTACCCCATCAACGCCATGGGCATCTCCAAGGCCATGATGGAGCATGTCATCACCGCCAACGCCCGTGTGTCCGCCCAGCGCGGCGGCCCGGTCATCTGCTGCACCCGCTACGGCAACGTTATGTGCAGCCGCGGCAGCGTCATCCCGCTGTTTGTCGAGCAGATCAAGTCCGGCAACCCTATCACCATTACCGACCCCAACATGACCCGCTTCTTGATGAACCTGGACGAAGCCGTGGATCTGGTTATGTTCGCCTTTGAGCATGCCAACCCCGGCGACCTGTTCATCCAGAAGTCGGACGCTTCCACCATTGGCGACCTGGCCAAGGCTGTGCAGACTCTGTTTGGCGACACCGGCACGAATATCATTGGCACCCGCCACGGCGAGAAGCTGTACGAGACCCTGATGACCAAGGAAGAGCGGATGCGCAGCGAGGATATGGGCAATTATTATCGTGTTGCTGCCGATAACCGCGACCTGAACTACGATAAGTTCTTCGTCAAGGGCCAGGTGCGCACCCAGGCCGACGAGGACTACACCAGCCACAACACCCGCCGCCTGAACGTGGAGGAGACCATCGCCAAGATCAAGACCACCGAGTACATCCAGGAGATGCTGAAAGAGGAAAGCAAGGCATGA